A part of Aegilops tauschii subsp. strangulata cultivar AL8/78 chromosome 2, Aet v6.0, whole genome shotgun sequence genomic DNA contains:
- the LOC109753184 gene encoding protein SMAX1-LIKE 3, with amino-acid sequence MRAGGCTVQQALTAEAAGVVKQAVSLARRRGNAQVTPLHVASAMLAAPAGLLRAACLRSHSHPLQCKALELCFNVALNRLPASAAVASSPLLGGHGHHHYYPPSLSNALVAAFKRAQAHQRRGSVDSQQQPVLAVKIELEQLVVSILDDPSVSRVMREAGFSSTQIKANVEQTVCSTTTTAATNTNPHQNPNPSSTTTTSKHQETSKAKLPLGQARDEDAAAVLHCLAGRSKTRVVVVAENTAAAEATVRAAMDKVKRGDAKHDALRSAQVVSLRVSSFREMPREEAERRLGELRCLIKSRGHVLLVVEDLKWAAEFWSGHVQGGRRGYYCPVEHVVTEVRALVCAAGGEHGLWLVGFGSYQTYTKCRAGQPSLENLWGLQTLTVPAGSLALSLTCALDDSALGAVNQSMKASSDMDGNGPVPRWPLLGGAQLNSRCCGDCSGVRIDTKAALPPSFVSSSTIPSWLQHCRDQEPTHVMDLSRNWSSICSKPSQRMTLHFSAPVSPASSISSYEHGHQPRQSWLLADLDGKHPWKPKCEADEKVSSHDSGASNGSVEVECRSRFKELNAENLKLLCAALEKEVPWQKEIVPEIASTVLQCRSGIAKRRDKSRSTDAKEETWMFFLGGDADGKERVASELANLVFGSRKNFVSIKLGASSTSASCSTEEHRSKRPRTSAATEGEAYLERLYDAVSENPHRVILMEDFEQADQYCQVGIKEAIDSGVIRSQTGDEVGVSDTIVILCCESFDSKSRACSPPTKQMNPETKEEHTVDHDHKEAETSSSCFDLNINIESEHADERDVCLLTAVDRTLFFRRREDL; translated from the exons ATGAGGGCCGGGGGGTGCACGGTGCAGCAGGCGCTcacggcggaggcggcgggggtTGTGAAGCAGGCTGTGAGCCTGGCGCGCCGGAGGGGGAACGCGCAGGTCACGCCGCTGCACGTGGCCAGCGCGATGctggcggcgccggcggggctCCTGCGCGCGGCGTGCCTCCGGTCGCACTCGCACCCGCTGCAGTGCAAGGCGCTGGAGCTGTGCTTCAACGTCGCCCTCAACCGACTGCCGGCCTCCGCCGCGGTCGCCTCCTCGCCGCTGCTCGGCGGCCACGGCCACCACCACTACTACCCGCCGTCGCTCTCCAACGCGCTCGTCGCGGCCTTCAAGCGCGCGCAGGCGCACCAGCGGCGCGGGTCCGTCGATAGCCAGCAGCAGCCGGTGCTCGCCGTCAAGATCGAGCTCGAGCAGCTCGTCGTCTCCATCCTCGACGACCCCAGCGTCAGCCGCGTCATGCGCGAGGCCGGCTTCTCCAGCACGCAGATCAAGGCCAACGTCGAGCAGACCGTGTGCAGCACCACCACCACGGCGGCCACCAACACCAATCCCCaccaaaaccctaaccctagcagcACGACCACCACAAGCAAGCATCAAGAAACCTCCAAGGCCAAGCTCCCACTCGGCCAGGCGCGCGACGAGGATGCTGCCGCCGTGCTCCACTGCTTGGCCGGCCGGAGCAAGACGAGGGTCGTGGTCGTCGCTGAGAACACTGCCGCGGCGGAGGCCACGGTGCGCGCGGCCATGGACAAGGTCAAGAGAGGCGACGCCAAGCACGACGCCCTACGGAGCGCGCAGGTGGTCAGCCTCCGCGTGTCTTCGTTCCGGGAGATGCCGAGGGAGGAGGCAGAGAGGCGGCTGGGCGAGCTGCGGTGCCTCATCAAGAGCCGGGGGCATGTCCTGCTGGTGGTGGAGGACCTCAAGTGGGCGGCCGAGTTCTGGAGCGGCCACGTCCAAGGAGGCCGGAGAGGGTACTACTGCCCCGTGGAGCACGTGGTGACCGAGGTGCGCGCCCTGGTGTGCGCGGCCGGCGGTGAGCACGGGCTCTGGCTCGTCGGGTTCGGGAGCTACCAGACGTACACGAAGTGCAGGGCGGGGCAGCCGTCGCTGGAGAACCTGTGGGGGCTCCAGACGCTCACCGTCCCCGCCGGCAGCCTCGCGCTGAGCCTCACCTGCGCCTTGGACGACAG TGCACTGGGCGCAGTCAATCAGTCCATGAAAGCGAGCTCCGACATGGATGGGAACGGACCGGTGCCCCGCTGGCCGCTTTTGGGCGGCGCCCAGCTGAACTCTAGATGctgcggcgattgctccggcgtCAGGATTGACACCAAAGCCGCATTGCCGCCCTCCTTCGTGTCCTCGTCCACCATCCCATCCTGGCTCCAGCATTGCCGCGATCAG GAGCCTACGCATGTCATGGATCTCAGCAGGAACTGGAGCTCCATCTGCAGCAAACCATCTCAGCGGATGACGCTGCACTTCTCGGCACCCGTGTCTCCGGCCTCCTCCATCTCCTCCTATGAGCATGGCCACCAGCCTCGCCAGTCATGGCTTCTCGCCGATCTCGACGGCAAGCATCCATGGAAACCCAAGTGCGAGGCCGACGAGAAGGTCTCGTCGCACGATTCCGGCGCTTCCAACGGCTCCGTGGAGGTGGAGTGCCGTTCCAGGTTCAAGGAGCTCAACGCCGAGAACCTCAAGCTTCTTTGCGCCGCATTGGAGAAGGAGGTGCCGTGGCAGAAGGAGATCGTCCCTGAGATCGCGAGCACCGTCCTTCAGTGCCGGTCAGGGATCGCCAAGAGGCGCGACAAGTCGAGGTCGACGGATGCCAAGGAGGAGACGTGGATGTTCTTCCTCGGAGGCGACGCCGACGGCAAGGAGAGGGTGGCCAGTGAGCTCGCCAACCTCGTCTTCGGCTCGCGCAAGAACTTCGTGTCCATCAAACTCGGCGCCTCATCGACGTCCGCATCCTGCTCCACCGAGGAGCACAGGAGCAAGCGGCCCCGGACGTCGGCGGCGACCGAGGGCGAGGCCTACCTAGAGCGGCTCTACGACGCCGTCTCCGAGAATCCGCACCGTGTCATTCTCATGGAGGATTTCGAGCAGGCCGATCAGTACTGCCAGGTCGGCATCAAGGAAGCCATCGACAGCGGGGTGATACGGAGTCAAACCGGCGACGAGGTCGGCGTGAGCGACACCATCGTCATCCTTTGCTGCGAGAGCTTCGACTCCAAGTCTAGAGCTTGCTCGCCGCCAACCAAGCAGATGAACCCGGAGACCAAGGAGGAGCACACGGTTGATCATGATCACAAAGAAGCTGAGACCTCCTCGTCTTGCTTTGATTTGAACATCAACATAGAGAGTGAGCATGCGGATGAGCGTGATGTCTGCCTGCTCACGGCGGTCGACCGGACGCTGTTTTTCAGAAGACGGGAGGACTTGTGA
- the LOC109753169 gene encoding 2-Cys peroxiredoxin BAS1, chloroplastic codes for MACAFSASTVSTAAALVASPKPAGVPQCLSFPRAAARPSRLAAAGSRTARARSFVARAAAEYDLPLVGNKAPDFAAEAVFDQEFINVKLSDYIGKKYVILFFYPLDFTFVCPTEITAFSDRHEEFEKINTEILGVSVDSVFSHLAWVQTERKSGGLGDLKYPLVSDVTKSISKSFGVLIPDQGIALRGLFIIDKEGVIQHSTINNLGIGRSVDETLRTLQALQYVQENPDEVCPAGWKPGEKSMKPDPKGSKEYFAAI; via the exons ATGGCGTGCGCCTTCTCCGCCTCCACCGTGTCCACGGCCGCCGCGCTCGTCGCGTCCCCGAAGCCAGCCGGGGTGCCGCAGTGCCTGTCGtttccccgcgccgccgccaggccctcccgcctcgccgccgccggctcgAGGACGGCCAGGGCCCGCAGCTTCGTCGCCCGCGCCGCAGCCGAG TACGACCTGCCGCTGGTGGGGAACAAGGCGCCGGACTTCGCGGCAGAGGCCGTGTTCGACCAGGAGTTCATCAAC GTCAAGCTATCTGATTACATTGGGAAGAAGTATGTGATTCTTTTCTTCTACCCTCTGGACTTCACCTTCGTCTGCCCAACTG AGATTACGGCTTTCAGCGACAGACATGAGGAGTTCGAGAAGATAAACACTGAAATTCTTGGTGTTTCAGTTGATAGTGTG TTTTCCCATCTTGCATGGGTGCAGACAGAGAGGAAATCTGGTGGACTTGGTGATCTTAAGTATCCACTGGTTTCTGATGTCACCAAATCAATCTCAAAGTCTTTTGGTGTATTGATCCCTGATCAG GGAATTGCTCTGAGAGGATTATTCATCATTGACAAGGAGGGTGTGATTCAGCATTCCACTATTAACAACCTTGGTATTGGCCGCAGTGTGGATGAGACCTTGAGAACCCTTCAG GCTCTGCAATACGTCCAAGAAAACCCAGACGAGGTCTGCCCGGCAGGATGGAAACCTGGGGAAAAGTCGATGAAGCCTGATCCTAAGGGCAGCAAGGAGTACTTCGCTGCCATCTAG